DNA from Oscillatoria salina IIICB1:
CAACAGACCGAGAAACAGGTCGCGTGCGTGGTTTTGCTTTTGTTGAAATGAACGAAGAATCCCAAGAAGAAAGCGCGATCTCTGAACTAGATGGTGCTGAGTGGATGGGACGACAGTTGAGAGTAAATAAAGCAAGACCGAGGGAGAATAATAACGGCGGCAAGCGTAATAATCGATATTGATCTTGTCGCGCGACTTGGACAAGTGTTGGAGTCGCGAAGATTTCAATCTAGTTATCGCGAAAATGGGTGAAAGTCCCCGCTTGCAGTTAAGACTGAGTGGGGATAGACACCTGAAGAAAGTTCGATCGCTAGAATTAGGAGCGAACAAAGTTGGCTATCGAACTAATTCTCTTTTCCTTAACCTGAATTTGGTCTAAAGTTATAAGCGCGATCGCAAATACCTTCCTAAGATGGTAGTTAGAGAGAAATCAACCACAGTTGGCGAGCATTTCTCGATTTCACCACATCAGCGCCAATCGATAGGGAGGAAAAAGATGGTCAACTCGCCCGCAGCGCAAGAACATACTCTGGATCGCGATTGTATGACGTTATCTCGTCATGTACTCCAACAACTCCAGAGTTTTTCCGCAGAGGCACAAGATTTGAGCGCCATCATGAATCGCATTGCTTTGGCGGGAAAGTTAATTTCTCGACGCTTAACTCGCGCTGGATTAGTGGAAGGGGCGTTAGGATTTACAGGTGATGTCAATGTGCAGGGAGAATCTGTCAAAAAGATGGATGTCTATGCCAATGACGTGTTTATCTCGGTTTTTAAGCAAAGTGGTTTAGTTTGCCGCTTGGCATCCGAGGAGATGGAAAAGCCTTATTATATTCCGGAAAATTGCCCGATTGGACGCTATACTCTACTCTACGATCCGATTGATGGTTCGTCTAATGTTGATATCAATTTGAATGTTGGTTCGATTTTTGCGATTCGCCAGCAGGAAGGAGAAGATTTAGACGGCGATGGCAAGGATTTGCTGCAAAATGGACGCAAGCAACTCGCCGCAGGTTATGTTCTTTATGGACCGAGTACGCTTTTGGTATATTCCATTGGTAATGGCGTTCACTCGTTTATTCTCGATCCCAGTTTAGGAGAGTTTATCCTGGCAGAAGAAAATATTACCATTCCCTCCCATGGTCCTGTATACAGCGTTAATGAGGGTAATTTCTGGCAGTGGGATGATTCGATTCGCGAGTATACTCGCTATGTCCATCGTCATGAAGGTTATACTGCCCGTTATGGTGGGGCTTTAGTGGGAGATTTTCACCGGATTCTTTTACAGGGAGGTGTTTTCCTCTATCCAGGGACGAAGAAAAAACCCGAAGGTAAGTTGCGTTTGCTTTACGAATCGTCTCCTTTGGCTTTTTTGATCGAGCAAGCTGGAGGGAAAGCAAGTACAGGGATGGAAGATATTCTCGATGTTGTCCCCGATAAGTTGCACGCTCGCACGCCTTTATTTATAGGTAGCACGGAAGATGTGCAACTTGTAGAATCGTTTATTCAAGAAGAGTCGAGAAGAGAATCAGAAAAAAAGGCGATCGCTAGTTCTTGAGTTACATTCTAGCTAAGTAACGCTAGCTACAGATTTCTTAGTTTCTACCTTGAACACTAGAACTGAATGAAGTTAAAAGCATTAAATCGCGTTGCTTGGAGGCGATCGTCCGTCGAGCTTTAGAAAAAATCAAGATTTATTACCTGTATCTAACAGGATACTGGACATAAGTAAAGGAGGATAAATTATGACAGCAGCAACTAATCATATTCTCGAAATTGAAAGTCAATATGGTCAAAGTATCTGGATGGATAATTTGAGCCGTAATATTATCGCATCAGGAGAATTAAAGGATCTCGCGGAAAATCAAGGAATTCACGGGATTACTTCTAATCCGGCGATTTTTGAAAAGGCGATCGCGGGTAATGCGGTTTATGATGCTGATATCGAAGCGGGAATTGAGGCTGGTAAGTCGGTTGAGGAGATTTACGAGTCGTTGGTGTTTGATGATATTCGCCGCGCTTGTGATGTGTTTAAGCCGATTTACGAGCAAACTGACGGTTTGGATGGTTACGTTAGTATTGAAGTACCGCCGAATATTGCTTTGGATACTGAGAAAACGATTCAAGAAGCTCGTAGGTATTTTCAAGAGATCGATCGCGAAAATGTGATGATTAAGATTCCGGGTACCACTGAAGGTATCCCGGCTTTTGAACAAGCGATCGCTGATGGTATTAATGTCAATGTAACCTTACTTTTCTCGGTACAAAGTTACGTTGATACCGCTTGGGCTTATATTCGTGGTTTAGAGAAGCGCGTAGCTGAAGGTAAAGATATTAGTAAGATTGCTTCAGTTGCAAGTTTTTTCCTCAGTCGGATCGATGTTAAAATTGACG
Protein-coding regions in this window:
- a CDS encoding RNA recognition motif domain-containing protein; translation: MTIYIGNLSYQATEDDIRTVFAEYGSIKRVVLPTDRETGRVRGFAFVEMNEESQEESAISELDGAEWMGRQLRVNKARPRENNNGGKRNNRY
- the fbp gene encoding class 1 fructose-bisphosphatase translates to MVNSPAAQEHTLDRDCMTLSRHVLQQLQSFSAEAQDLSAIMNRIALAGKLISRRLTRAGLVEGALGFTGDVNVQGESVKKMDVYANDVFISVFKQSGLVCRLASEEMEKPYYIPENCPIGRYTLLYDPIDGSSNVDINLNVGSIFAIRQQEGEDLDGDGKDLLQNGRKQLAAGYVLYGPSTLLVYSIGNGVHSFILDPSLGEFILAEENITIPSHGPVYSVNEGNFWQWDDSIREYTRYVHRHEGYTARYGGALVGDFHRILLQGGVFLYPGTKKKPEGKLRLLYESSPLAFLIEQAGGKASTGMEDILDVVPDKLHARTPLFIGSTEDVQLVESFIQEESRRESEKKAIASS
- the tal gene encoding transaldolase, translated to MTAATNHILEIESQYGQSIWMDNLSRNIIASGELKDLAENQGIHGITSNPAIFEKAIAGNAVYDADIEAGIEAGKSVEEIYESLVFDDIRRACDVFKPIYEQTDGLDGYVSIEVPPNIALDTEKTIQEARRYFQEIDRENVMIKIPGTTEGIPAFEQAIADGINVNVTLLFSVQSYVDTAWAYIRGLEKRVAEGKDISKIASVASFFLSRIDVKIDGTIDAKLEAGVDRIEKEAKLKAVKGKVAIANAKIAYQEFKKIIQSDRWKALSAKGASVQRLLWASTSTKNPEYSDVMYVDELVGPNTVNTLPPSTIEACADHCSPANRIESEVEEAYKLIENLKDPDINIDLDRVMSELLDEGIDKFIKPFESLMSSLESKVKKLATV